A genomic window from Silene latifolia isolate original U9 population chromosome Y, ASM4854445v1, whole genome shotgun sequence includes:
- the LOC141632053 gene encoding uncharacterized protein LOC141632053 — MKLIDKITARIRSWGAGHLTYSGRLALVNAVLSSLHSYWSSVFLIPNGILKKIDNICRSYLWGGGKDTYMKSPNINWDTCCTPKDEGGLGIKASKLWNKSLLGKYVWWIAAKKDHLWVKWVNHVYMKGRERTSYEPPSDCSWSWKKIASLFKTFAPTYVSGQWLGEDKNYDVSSGYNWLRDIKPKVEWRYVCWNRLNIPKTSFIYWAAVQGRLMTKDRLVRMGVGVDPACFLCANGDENHHHLFYACCYSVQCFALIQQALHTQLQPADLHVWFNKSHGGTKLQKRMVCAIYIAVIYGIWKARNKARVSDVVIRPTFVVKQILKDKMSRFWARNRGKLVKKEEDWLASISI; from the coding sequence ATGAAGCTCATTGATAAGATCACTGCAAGGATAAGGTCTTGGGGGGCTGGACATCTCACTTACTCTGGGAGACTTGCTCTGGTTAATGCTGTTCTTTCAAGTCTACACTCTTATTGGTCCTCAGTTTTTCTTATTCCTAATGGCATCCTGAAGAAAATTGACAACATCTGCAGGAGCTATCTTTGGGGGGGGGGCAAAGATACATATATGAAATCACCTAACATTAATTGGGATACCTGTTGCACACCCAAAGATGAAGGAGGGCTTGGTATAAAGGCCTCTAAACTGTGGAACAAAAGCCTATTGGGAAAATATGTGTGGTGGATTGCAGCCAAAAAGGATCATTTGTGGGTAAAATGGGTGAaccatgtgtatatgaaaggAAGAGAACGGACCAGCTATGAACCACCTAGTGACTGTAGCTGGTCTTGGAAAAAGATTGCTTCTCTTTTTAAGACTTTTGCACCTACATATGTTTCTGGTCAGTGGCTTGGGGAGGACAAAAATTATGATGTTAGCAGTGGTTACAATTGGCTGCGTGATATTAAACCCAAAGTGGAGTGGAGATATGTTTGTTGGAACCGTCTGAACATACCAAAAACTTCATTCATTTATTGGGCAGCTGTTCAAGGAAGGCTTATGACCAAAGATCGTTTGGTTAGAATGGGGGTTGGAGTGGATCCTGCATGTTTCCTGTGTGCTAATGGCGATGAAAATCATCATCACTTGTTTTATGCCTGCTGCTATAGTGTTCAATGCTTTGCTCTGATTCAGCAGGCTCTCCATACTCAGTTGCAGCCTGCAGACTTGCACGTATGGTTTAATAAGAGTCATGGAGGGACTAAGCTACAGAAAAGAATGGTGTGTGCTATCTATATTGCTGTGATATATGGTATTTGGAAAGCTAGGAACAAAGCTCGAGTTTCTGATGTTGTTATTCGGCCTACTTTCGTGGTCAAGCAGATTTTGAAGGATAAAATGAGTCGCTTCTGGGCAAGGAATAGAGGAAAGTTAGTAAAGAAGGAAGAAGATTGGTTAGCAAGCATTAGTATCTAA